One window of Saprospiraceae bacterium genomic DNA carries:
- the rfaD gene encoding ADP-glyceromanno-heptose 6-epimerase, with protein MIVVTGASGFIGSCLVSYLNQKGFQDIIAVDAIYKKDHPNLVNKNIHSFLDRTQFIAWLEKNHSDIDFIFHIGARTDTTEMDVQIFEELNISYSKNLWNLAAQHDIPFLYASSAATYGNGVLGYSDDESLIPSLQPLNPYGQSKQIFDEWVLLQKQHPSQWAGFKFFNVFGPNEYHKGRMASVIFHAYNQIQEKGCVRLFKSNDAQIKDGEQKRDFIFIRDLLDVLFFFFENPRPNGIYNLGSGQANSFIDLVQHTFEALEKHPIIEFIPMPEDLIKTYQNYTCADMRKLHSISYNTPMLPFKDAIQDYVSNYLVHGEYY; from the coding sequence ATGATTGTTGTAACGGGTGCTTCCGGATTTATTGGTTCGTGTTTGGTTTCTTATCTAAACCAAAAAGGGTTTCAAGATATAATAGCTGTCGATGCCATTTATAAAAAGGATCATCCCAATTTAGTAAATAAAAACATTCATTCGTTTCTGGATCGAACTCAATTTATCGCCTGGTTGGAAAAAAATCATTCGGACATTGATTTTATATTTCACATCGGAGCTCGCACCGATACTACGGAAATGGATGTGCAAATATTTGAAGAATTAAATATTTCATACTCCAAAAATTTATGGAATCTTGCTGCGCAACATGATATTCCATTTTTATATGCATCGAGTGCAGCTACTTATGGGAATGGTGTTTTAGGATATTCGGATGATGAATCGCTGATTCCAAGCCTTCAACCTTTGAATCCATATGGTCAGTCCAAACAAATTTTTGATGAATGGGTTTTGTTGCAAAAACAACATCCTTCGCAATGGGCTGGATTTAAATTTTTTAATGTATTTGGTCCGAATGAATATCATAAGGGGCGAATGGCTTCTGTGATATTTCATGCTTACAATCAAATTCAGGAGAAGGGATGCGTGCGTTTATTTAAATCGAATGATGCACAGATCAAAGACGGTGAACAGAAACGGGATTTTATTTTCATTCGTGATTTATTAGATGTACTGTTTTTCTTTTTTGAAAATCCGCGCCCAAATGGAATTTACAATCTTGGCAGTGGACAAGCAAACAGTTTTATAGATCTGGTCCAACATACGTTTGAGGCTTTGGAAAAGCATCCGATCATTGAATTTATTCCAATGCCCGAAGACTTGATTAAGACCTACCAAAATTATACTTGTGCGGATATGAGGAAATTGCATTCTATTTCATATAATACGCCGATGTTGCCATTTAAAGATGCGATTCAGGATTATGTTAGTAATTATTTGGTACATGGCGAGTATTACTGA
- a CDS encoding 2,3,4,5-tetrahydropyridine-2,6-dicarboxylate N-succinyltransferase: protein MNATIQTIENAWEDRSLLSDPLVKAAIHQVIAMLDTGKLRVAEKKGEEWIVNEWIKKAILLYFPISENKVIMAGDLEFYDKIMPKREFEKLGIRALPGAITRYGSFIEPGVILMPSFVNIGAYVGSGTMVDTWATVGSCAQIGKNVHLAGGVGIGGVLEPPQAKPNIIEDNAFIGSRCIIVEGAHIGSEAVLGANVVITGSTHIIDITGSEPVKYKGYVPPRAVVIPGSYTKEYPAGNYQVPCALIIGQRKESTDKKVSLNSALRDFDVSG from the coding sequence ATGAATGCAACCATACAAACCATAGAAAATGCCTGGGAAGACCGGAGTCTTTTAAGCGATCCTTTAGTAAAAGCGGCTATTCACCAGGTTATTGCCATGCTTGATACTGGAAAGCTTCGGGTGGCGGAAAAGAAAGGAGAAGAATGGATTGTCAACGAATGGATTAAAAAAGCCATTTTGCTTTATTTTCCTATTTCTGAAAATAAAGTGATCATGGCCGGCGATTTGGAGTTTTATGATAAGATCATGCCTAAACGGGAATTTGAAAAACTTGGGATTCGTGCTTTGCCAGGAGCAATTACCCGGTATGGCTCATTTATCGAACCCGGGGTCATCTTGATGCCAAGTTTTGTCAACATTGGAGCTTATGTGGGGTCCGGAACCATGGTTGACACCTGGGCTACGGTTGGTTCTTGTGCCCAAATCGGCAAAAATGTGCATTTGGCTGGCGGAGTCGGAATTGGAGGCGTATTGGAACCCCCACAGGCTAAACCAAATATTATTGAAGACAATGCATTTATTGGCTCTCGTTGCATTATCGTTGAAGGAGCCCATATCGGCTCAGAAGCCGTTTTGGGTGCCAACGTGGTAATCACCGGATCTACCCATATAATTGACATAACTGGTTCAGAACCAGTAAAATATAAAGGCTATGTGCCTCCAAGGGCTGTGGTGATTCCGGGTTCTTATACCAAGGAGTATCCGGCAGGCAATTACCAGGTTCCCTGTGCCTTAATTATTGGACAACGCAAAGAATCTACCGATAAGAAAGTTAGCTTGAATAGTGCCCTTCGCGATTTTGATGTATCCGGCTAA
- the mutL gene encoding DNA mismatch repair endonuclease MutL: MPDIIHLLKDHIVNQIAAGEVIQRPASVVKELMDNAIDSGATDIKLFIREAGKVLIQINDNGCGMSPTDARMSFERHATSKINTAEDLFHIQSKGFRGEALASIAAVAQVELRTKPAADATGTKILISDSKIKSLEPCACPTGTQIQVRNLFYNLPARRKFLKNDSIESRHIHEEFIYQAISYPELSFSFFNNDQLVYQLAAGSLKQRILGIYGKKYQDFLIPVSPQTDVVEISGFIGKPELSKKAKGEQILFVNRRFIRSAYLQHAVKAAFENIIPAENLPFYILFLNIDPTQIDINVHPTKHEIKFEDERLIYQFLKAAVRFSLAQHSLTPQIDFDSSDVGIRKIMDGPDFGFGNRSPMQSSSSYASWEQLSPQGNLSGISQDNYSSEINKDLSFSTMVQPSAEDVPESIKIVQFHACYLLVQLKSGISIIDQQLAHERVLYEYYKLLLKSENRQTQGLLFPQNLHLSTVDAQQLKELLPYLQKLGFDMEDFGSDSFVIHGIPALLEGKYNEHELILTILNQYKANLEFELALEENIARSMAISSSIKRGKNLSQEEMQALVEQLFLCEIPYASPSGKKCIFHLSLEELFKKFR; the protein is encoded by the coding sequence ATGCCCGATATTATTCATTTACTTAAAGATCACATTGTAAACCAGATTGCGGCCGGTGAAGTCATCCAGCGTCCGGCTTCCGTTGTGAAGGAGTTGATGGATAATGCGATAGATTCTGGAGCAACAGACATCAAATTATTTATTCGCGAAGCAGGAAAAGTACTGATTCAAATCAACGACAACGGCTGTGGAATGTCGCCAACCGATGCACGCATGTCATTTGAACGTCATGCAACTTCTAAAATAAATACTGCGGAAGATTTATTTCACATTCAAAGCAAAGGATTTCGGGGAGAAGCGCTTGCATCCATTGCAGCGGTTGCTCAAGTGGAATTGCGAACCAAACCGGCAGCAGATGCAACTGGTACCAAAATATTAATTTCTGATTCTAAAATAAAGTCCCTGGAACCTTGTGCTTGTCCGACGGGTACACAAATTCAGGTGCGAAATTTATTTTACAATCTTCCTGCAAGACGCAAGTTTTTAAAAAACGATAGCATTGAGTCACGTCATATTCACGAAGAATTTATTTATCAGGCGATTTCATATCCGGAATTATCCTTTAGTTTTTTTAACAACGATCAATTGGTTTATCAATTGGCCGCAGGAAGTTTAAAGCAACGCATTCTAGGCATTTATGGAAAAAAATATCAGGATTTTTTAATACCGGTTTCTCCGCAAACCGATGTTGTAGAAATCAGTGGATTTATTGGTAAACCTGAATTATCCAAAAAGGCAAAGGGTGAACAAATCCTGTTTGTAAACCGACGCTTTATTCGAAGTGCTTATTTACAACATGCAGTGAAAGCAGCTTTTGAAAATATTATTCCAGCTGAAAATTTACCTTTTTATATTCTGTTTTTAAATATTGATCCTACTCAAATTGATATCAATGTCCACCCCACCAAACATGAAATTAAATTTGAAGACGAGCGTCTGATTTATCAGTTTTTAAAAGCGGCAGTCCGATTTAGTCTGGCACAACATTCCCTCACACCACAAATTGATTTTGATTCTTCTGATGTGGGCATTCGCAAGATTATGGATGGTCCGGATTTTGGATTTGGTAACAGAAGTCCAATGCAAAGCAGCAGCAGCTATGCTTCATGGGAACAATTGAGTCCGCAAGGAAATCTTTCTGGTATTTCACAGGACAATTATTCTTCGGAAATAAACAAGGATCTATCGTTTAGTACGATGGTTCAACCAAGTGCAGAAGATGTTCCGGAATCGATTAAAATTGTACAGTTTCATGCTTGTTATTTATTAGTACAATTGAAATCAGGAATAAGTATCATCGATCAGCAATTAGCACATGAGCGTGTGCTGTATGAATACTACAAATTGCTTTTAAAGTCTGAAAATCGGCAAACGCAAGGCTTGCTTTTTCCACAGAATCTTCATTTGAGTACGGTTGATGCACAGCAATTAAAAGAATTACTTCCTTATTTGCAGAAATTGGGATTTGACATGGAAGATTTTGGATCCGATTCTTTTGTGATACATGGCATTCCTGCATTGCTTGAAGGAAAATACAACGAGCACGAATTGATTCTAACGATATTAAATCAGTATAAAGCCAATCTGGAGTTTGAATTGGCATTGGAGGAAAATATTGCGCGCTCCATGGCAATCAGCAGCTCTATTAAGCGTGGAAAAAATTTGTCACAGGAGGAAATGCAAGCTCTGGTGGAACAATTGTTTTTGTGTGAAATACCGTATGCCAGTCCGTCGGGTAAAAAATGTATTTTTCATTTAAGTCTGGAGGAATTGTTTAAAAAATTCAGGTAA
- a CDS encoding MFS transporter produces MDSNQTKPTNYGALSILITVFFFWGFIASGNGVFIPFCKNYFQLDQFQSQLVDFAFYGAYYIGALALFVFGALKRRDIVSNWGYKKSIVYGLLFSLLGAIAMIVSVNVGTPENGFSFFLISFFILALGFSLQQTAANPFAISLGDPATGSHRVNFGGGVNSFGTAIGPIVVALALFGATHYDDSAIQSLSLNRVTFLYIGVGFLFLFAAALFYFSKKVPDSINSAMIEPENKAIWTMVLITIGLIACFIPVFNSYRNMTDGLSESALQDLEWTRMKWLLSALLVLIAGLVYVHFSSKKNTASWGALQFPQIQLGMFAIFVYVGVEVTIQSNMGELLKSVEYGSLQTSAIPPYISMFWGSLMIGRWTGAIPVFKLEAKLKKIMMLVIPILAFAVVILVNTIAARDMSPLYNYIACVAVLIAAFFVAGDKPVYTLMLFASLAMLAMIIGLMTQGTISIYAFLSGGLYCSVMWPCIFSLSIAGLGKYESQGAAFLIMMILGGGIIPPIQGKLADLSSIGIHQSYWITVACFGYLAFFAWRVKSILLKQGIDYDKQIAGGH; encoded by the coding sequence ATGGATTCTAATCAGACGAAGCCAACGAATTATGGTGCTTTAAGTATTTTAATTACTGTATTTTTCTTTTGGGGATTTATTGCTTCGGGCAATGGTGTATTCATTCCATTTTGTAAAAATTATTTTCAATTGGACCAGTTTCAAAGTCAGTTGGTTGATTTTGCATTTTATGGAGCATATTATATTGGTGCTTTGGCATTGTTTGTATTTGGAGCACTTAAACGTCGCGACATTGTTTCGAATTGGGGATATAAAAAAAGTATCGTGTATGGATTGTTGTTTTCATTGCTTGGAGCAATCGCTATGATTGTTTCTGTTAATGTAGGGACCCCTGAAAATGGATTTAGTTTTTTTCTTATTTCGTTTTTTATTTTGGCTTTAGGATTTTCATTGCAACAAACTGCCGCCAATCCTTTTGCAATCTCCTTAGGAGATCCCGCTACCGGTTCACACAGAGTGAATTTTGGAGGAGGAGTTAATTCATTTGGAACAGCCATTGGACCCATCGTAGTTGCATTGGCATTGTTTGGTGCAACGCATTATGATGACAGCGCCATTCAATCTTTAAGTTTGAATCGGGTTACCTTTTTATATATCGGTGTTGGATTTTTATTTTTATTTGCTGCAGCACTGTTCTATTTTTCAAAGAAAGTTCCGGATAGTATTAATTCGGCTATGATTGAACCGGAGAATAAAGCGATTTGGACCATGGTATTAATTACCATCGGATTGATCGCCTGCTTTATTCCTGTTTTTAATAGCTACCGAAATATGACAGATGGTTTATCCGAAAGTGCTTTACAAGATTTGGAGTGGACGCGCATGAAATGGTTGCTATCGGCGCTACTGGTTTTGATAGCAGGTTTAGTATATGTTCATTTTAGTTCGAAAAAAAATACAGCTTCCTGGGGTGCTTTGCAATTTCCACAAATCCAATTGGGCATGTTTGCAATTTTTGTTTATGTAGGTGTTGAAGTTACCATTCAAAGTAACATGGGTGAATTGCTCAAAAGCGTTGAATATGGAAGTTTACAAACGTCCGCAATTCCACCTTACATTTCAATGTTCTGGGGAAGTTTGATGATCGGGCGATGGACCGGTGCCATTCCTGTTTTTAAGTTGGAAGCAAAGTTGAAAAAAATAATGATGCTTGTGATTCCGATTCTAGCATTTGCAGTTGTGATTTTAGTGAATACCATCGCTGCAAGAGATATGAGTCCACTTTACAATTACATTGCCTGTGTGGCAGTTTTAATCGCAGCTTTTTTTGTAGCAGGCGATAAACCGGTTTATACCTTAATGTTGTTTGCCAGCTTGGCGATGTTGGCCATGATCATTGGACTCATGACCCAAGGCACGATTTCAATTTACGCTTTTTTAAGTGGAGGTTTGTATTGCTCTGTAATGTGGCCATGTATTTTTTCATTATCCATAGCGGGCCTTGGAAAATATGAGAGCCAGGGTGCTGCTTTTCTAATTATGATGATCTTGGGTGGAGGGATCATTCCCCCCATTCAGGGAAAATTGGCGGATTTATCCAGTATTGGCATTCATCAATCCTATTGGATTACAGTAGCATGTTTTGGCTACCTGGCTTTTTTCGCCTGGCGTGTTAAATCGATCTTGCTTAAGCAGGGGATTGATTATGACAAACAGATAGCAGGCGGTCATTAA
- the gcvP gene encoding aminomethyl-transferring glycine dehydrogenase: protein MALFPRFDRFESRHIGTLGTDLAPMLKTVGVNSLNELIQQTVPDKIRLKEELKTPEALSEYDYLLMLKDLADKNSCTRNFIGQGYFGSVTPSAILRNVFQNPGWYTQYTPYQAEIAQGRLEALLNFQTMVSDLTGLPIANASLLDEGTAAAEAMMLFYHQKEKKTKEDSANVFFVDHKVYDQTLAVLQSRAWPQGIKIVTGNCQTDAIPNNCFGALIQYPDKSGGVINHEDFIQKAKAAGIFVAMATDLLALCLLKSPGELGADIAFGNSQRFGVPMGYGGPHAAFFATKEDFKRDIPGRIIGVSIDVHGNRALRMALQTREQHIRREKATSNICTAQALLAIMASMYAVYHGPIGLKAIARRVHDMSCALSQALQAMGCKVSNEHFFDLISIEADQNTQSKIKAVAEKYQCNFWYANNAIQINLDESSTEEDLLTIINIIAEATQKTAAALSVSPQVKLPLALVRQSEYLTHPIFNMHHTESSLMRYIKSLENKDLSLVHSMISLGSCTMKLNAATELIPVSWPQFANIHPFAPASQTSGYIQMAKELEAYLCNITGFTACSLQPNSGAQGEFAGLLAIRGYHESRGDHHRTIAIIPSSAHGTNPASAVIAGYDVVVTPCDEQGNIIVSELKAKAEEHKSNLACLMVTYPSTHGVFETSIQDICQIIHDNGGMVYMDGANMNAQVGLTSPARIGADVCHLNLHKTFAIPHGGGGPGVGPICVNDHLKPFLPSHPYLNVNPEKGATPPVSAAPYGSASILLISYAYIRMLGPDGMKSATSHAILNANYMATRLGEKFKVLYTGEMGRVAHELILDLRPFKSIGVSAEDVAKRLMDYGFHAPTLSFPVAGTIMIEPTESENQDELDRFCDALLQIHEEIQEVALGNYPAENNVLSNAPHTAAVITSDVWERPYSREKAAYPLAYLKHGSKFWPSVGRVNNAFGDRNLVCTCPPMESYM from the coding sequence ATGGCTTTGTTTCCTCGTTTCGATCGTTTTGAATCCCGTCATATCGGGACTTTGGGTACGGATTTGGCTCCGATGTTGAAAACAGTTGGGGTAAACAGTCTGAATGAATTGATTCAACAGACGGTTCCGGATAAGATTCGACTGAAGGAGGAGCTTAAAACCCCTGAAGCGCTTTCGGAATACGATTATTTGCTGATGCTCAAAGATCTGGCGGATAAAAACAGCTGTACGCGCAATTTTATTGGACAAGGTTACTTCGGTTCGGTGACGCCGAGTGCCATTTTGCGCAATGTATTCCAAAATCCGGGCTGGTACACACAATACACACCCTACCAGGCTGAAATTGCTCAGGGTCGCCTGGAGGCTTTGCTCAATTTTCAAACCATGGTGTCTGACCTAACTGGACTGCCGATTGCAAATGCTTCGCTACTGGATGAAGGAACTGCTGCTGCAGAAGCCATGATGCTTTTTTACCACCAAAAAGAAAAAAAGACCAAGGAGGATTCTGCTAATGTTTTCTTTGTGGATCATAAAGTCTATGATCAAACCTTGGCCGTCCTCCAATCGCGTGCCTGGCCACAAGGCATAAAGATTGTCACCGGCAACTGTCAAACCGATGCCATCCCAAACAACTGCTTTGGAGCATTGATTCAATATCCCGACAAATCAGGTGGCGTTATCAACCATGAAGACTTTATCCAAAAAGCAAAAGCAGCCGGAATATTCGTAGCCATGGCAACGGACTTGCTTGCATTGTGCTTGCTCAAAAGTCCGGGCGAACTGGGTGCCGACATCGCGTTTGGCAATAGCCAACGTTTTGGTGTGCCCATGGGCTATGGCGGCCCGCATGCCGCTTTTTTTGCAACGAAAGAAGACTTTAAACGGGATATTCCGGGAAGAATTATCGGAGTTTCTATTGATGTCCATGGTAATCGTGCCTTGCGCATGGCACTCCAAACACGTGAGCAGCACATCCGGCGCGAAAAAGCAACTTCAAATATTTGCACTGCACAAGCGCTCTTGGCCATCATGGCTTCCATGTATGCTGTGTATCATGGTCCGATTGGTTTAAAAGCAATTGCACGTCGGGTACACGATATGTCTTGTGCCTTGTCACAAGCCTTACAAGCCATGGGATGTAAGGTGTCAAACGAACATTTCTTTGATTTGATTTCCATTGAAGCGGATCAGAACACACAAAGTAAAATCAAGGCCGTTGCTGAAAAATATCAGTGCAATTTTTGGTACGCAAACAACGCAATCCAAATCAATTTGGATGAGTCCAGTACTGAAGAAGATCTATTAACGATTATAAATATTATTGCAGAGGCTACACAAAAAACGGCTGCTGCACTATCCGTTTCACCGCAAGTAAAATTGCCCCTGGCTTTGGTGCGCCAATCAGAATATCTTACGCATCCGATCTTCAACATGCATCATACGGAGTCTTCCTTGATGCGTTACATTAAGAGTTTAGAAAACAAAGATCTTTCCTTGGTGCATTCCATGATCTCTTTAGGTTCGTGTACTATGAAGTTGAATGCCGCAACGGAATTAATTCCAGTGAGCTGGCCTCAATTTGCAAACATCCATCCGTTTGCTCCAGCATCGCAAACATCCGGCTACATCCAAATGGCTAAAGAACTGGAAGCTTATCTCTGCAACATTACAGGTTTTACTGCTTGTTCCTTACAACCGAATTCTGGTGCACAAGGTGAGTTCGCAGGTTTATTGGCAATTCGCGGATACCATGAATCGCGCGGAGATCATCATCGCACCATTGCAATCATTCCTTCTTCAGCGCACGGTACCAATCCGGCAAGTGCAGTCATCGCTGGCTATGATGTGGTGGTAACTCCTTGCGACGAACAAGGAAACATCATCGTTTCTGAATTGAAAGCAAAAGCAGAAGAACACAAATCAAATCTTGCCTGTTTGATGGTGACCTATCCATCAACGCACGGTGTGTTTGAAACTTCTATACAAGATATTTGTCAAATTATTCATGACAATGGGGGCATGGTGTATATGGACGGTGCCAATATGAATGCGCAGGTAGGATTAACCAGTCCGGCTCGGATTGGTGCGGATGTTTGTCATTTAAATTTGCATAAAACATTTGCAATTCCACATGGTGGCGGTGGTCCGGGGGTTGGTCCGATTTGTGTAAACGATCATCTGAAACCTTTCTTGCCATCACATCCTTACTTAAATGTAAATCCGGAAAAAGGTGCAACGCCACCGGTTTCAGCTGCGCCCTATGGCAGTGCCAGTATTTTATTAATTTCCTATGCATACATTCGAATGTTAGGTCCCGATGGAATGAAATCAGCAACTTCTCATGCGATATTAAATGCAAATTACATGGCGACTCGTTTGGGAGAAAAATTTAAGGTATTGTACACGGGCGAAATGGGTCGGGTTGCGCATGAATTGATTTTAGATCTTCGTCCGTTTAAAAGTATCGGGGTCAGCGCTGAAGATGTTGCCAAACGCTTGATGGATTATGGTTTTCATGCACCTACTTTATCGTTTCCAGTCGCGGGTACCATTATGATCGAACCAACAGAATCTGAAAATCAGGATGAACTGGATCGTTTTTGTGATGCTTTGTTACAGATCCATGAAGAAATCCAAGAGGTCGCTTTGGGGAACTATCCGGCTGAAAATAATGTTTTATCTAACGCGCCTCATACAGCCGCTGTCATTACTTCAGATGTGTGGGAACGGCCATATTCTCGTGAAAAAGCAGCCTATCCATTGGCTTATTTGAAACATGGGTCAAAATTTTGGCCGAGTGTGGGTCGTGTAAACAATGCCTTTGGAGATCGCAATTTAGTTTGTACTTGTCCGCCCATGGAAAGTTATATGTAA